The Mycolicibacterium flavescens genomic interval CCAGTGCGGCGTCGTCGCGCTCGCCGACACAGAGATGGCGCCACTGATATCGCGCGTCGGAGTGGCTCCCATCGGCTCCCGCGACAGACTCAGCACGCGAATACGGCAGACACTCAGGCATTCTCACCAGCGCAGCGAGGAAGGCGGCGCGCAGCGACGCCACGTCGACGATCTGGTGATCGACGTGGCGGTCCGGCGGGTCTATCAGCGCGGCAACGTCATATCGCTGACTCGAACGGAGTTCGCGATCCTTCGGGTTTTGTCCGATGATCCAGGGGAGCCCGTGACGTGCCGACGACTTCAGGAAGCCCTGTGGGGGGCGACGCAGCCCGGCGGGCGGTCAGCACTGGGCGTGCACATCGGCAATCTTCGTCGCAAGCTCGGTGACGCCCCGTCTTGTCCGCGCTATGTCCGGACGGTCCGCGGCATCGGCTACTGTCTGGCCGGCTGAACCGTTACCCGGTGCGG includes:
- the mprA_2 gene encoding response regulator receiver protein yields the protein MAHAGKETATTIEPHPASGSVASPAIAAGRIRVLLVEPRRIYADMLARTLRAEEFAVDVARSDAAALTAVRGDDPDVVVVCLGSSAHGAVVLDRVRQAAQCGVVALADTEMAPLISRVGVAPIGSRDRLSTRIRQTLRHSHQRSEEGGAQRRHVDDLVIDVAVRRVYQRGNVISLTRTEFAILRVLSDDPGEPVTCRRLQEALWGATQPGGRSALGVHIGNLRRKLGDAPSCPRYVRTVRGIGYCLAG